One stretch of Niallia sp. XMNu-256 DNA includes these proteins:
- the uxuA gene encoding mannonate dehydratase: MEMGFRWYGKTDSIPLEYIRQIPGMKGIVTAIYDIPVGEAWPMDKIEELKKTVEDAGLHISVIESVPVHEDIKIGLPTRDQYIENYKTTLRNLGKAGIPVVCYNFMPIFDWTRTDLEYRLPDGSTALIFEEEVAKKMDPLTGELSLPGWDSSYKKEDLQQLFDHYKNVDHEKLWENLEYFIKEIIPVAEEAGIKMAIHPDDPPYDIFGLPRIITNKENLERFINLYDSPNNGLTMCSGSLGAEPKNDFPEMLRYFGQKDRVNFVHARNIKLTGGLSFEESAHPTEYGSIDMYEVIKAMADFNYTGPIRPDHGRMIWGETGKPGYGLYDRALGATYLYGLWEAEQKSRK, translated from the coding sequence ATGGAAATGGGTTTTCGTTGGTATGGTAAAACAGATTCGATTCCACTAGAATACATTCGTCAAATTCCTGGGATGAAAGGAATTGTAACCGCTATTTATGATATTCCGGTTGGGGAAGCTTGGCCGATGGATAAAATTGAAGAGTTAAAGAAAACAGTTGAGGATGCAGGTTTACACATTTCAGTGATTGAAAGTGTTCCTGTTCATGAAGATATTAAAATCGGGTTACCAACTCGTGATCAATATATTGAGAACTACAAAACAACTTTACGTAATCTTGGTAAAGCGGGCATTCCCGTTGTATGTTACAACTTTATGCCAATCTTTGACTGGACACGTACGGATTTAGAATATCGTCTTCCAGATGGATCTACAGCTCTTATTTTTGAAGAAGAAGTAGCAAAGAAAATGGATCCTCTAACAGGTGAACTTTCACTTCCAGGTTGGGATTCTAGCTACAAGAAAGAAGACTTGCAACAATTATTTGATCACTACAAAAATGTAGATCACGAAAAGCTTTGGGAAAACCTAGAGTATTTCATTAAAGAAATCATTCCAGTAGCAGAAGAAGCTGGCATTAAGATGGCCATCCATCCGGATGATCCTCCGTATGATATCTTTGGATTACCACGCATTATCACAAACAAAGAAAACTTAGAAAGATTCATTAACCTATATGACAGCCCAAATAACGGGTTAACGATGTGTAGTGGATCTCTTGGTGCAGAACCTAAAAATGATTTCCCAGAAATGTTACGCTATTTCGGTCAAAAAGATCGCGTGAATTTCGTACATGCTCGTAACATAAAGCTTACAGGCGGGTTGTCGTTTGAAGAAAGTGCGCATCCAACTGAATATGGATCCATTGACATGTATGAAGTGATTAAAGCAATGGCAGATTTCAACTACACAGGTCCAATTCGTCCTGACCACGGAAGAATGATTTGGGGCGAAACGGGTAAACCAGGTTATGGATTATATGACCGCGCTTTAGGTGCAACATATCTATATGGATTATGGGAAGCAGAACAAAAAAGTAGAAAATAA
- a CDS encoding SDR family oxidoreductase, which produces MAVPFRVDLTDKVAIVTGGGGVLGSYFSKALAECGAKVAIIDRTQESADKVTAEIKEAGGKAIGVEANVLDKEALERARQIIIKEFGPVDILLNGAGGNNPKGSTDDEFYNEEEVKKNPELKTFFDLDPEGVGFVFDLNFLGTLLPSQVFAKDMIGKKGANIINVSSMNAYTPLTKIPAYSGAKAAISNFTQWLATYFAKTGIRVNAIAPGFLVTKQNEKLLFNEDGTPTARTGKIISSTPMERFGEPEELIGGLLYLASEEAASFVTGVVLPIDGGFSSYTGV; this is translated from the coding sequence ATGGCAGTTCCATTTAGAGTAGATTTAACAGATAAAGTCGCCATTGTAACTGGTGGTGGCGGTGTATTAGGTTCTTATTTTTCAAAAGCTTTAGCAGAATGTGGTGCAAAAGTAGCGATTATCGATCGAACGCAAGAATCAGCGGATAAAGTAACCGCTGAAATCAAAGAAGCAGGCGGTAAAGCAATTGGTGTAGAAGCGAACGTTCTAGATAAAGAAGCATTAGAAAGAGCTCGTCAAATCATTATAAAAGAATTTGGTCCTGTAGACATTCTTTTAAACGGCGCAGGCGGAAACAATCCAAAGGGCTCTACAGACGACGAATTCTATAATGAAGAAGAAGTGAAGAAAAATCCAGAATTAAAAACATTCTTTGACTTAGATCCTGAGGGTGTTGGATTTGTTTTTGACTTAAACTTCTTAGGAACATTACTTCCTTCCCAAGTGTTTGCGAAAGATATGATTGGTAAAAAAGGTGCCAATATCATTAATGTTTCTTCAATGAATGCTTATACACCTTTAACAAAGATTCCTGCTTATAGTGGAGCGAAAGCTGCTATCAGTAATTTTACACAATGGTTAGCTACTTACTTTGCAAAAACAGGTATTCGTGTAAATGCAATTGCTCCAGGATTTTTAGTAACAAAACAAAACGAAAAATTACTATTCAATGAAGATGGCACACCAACTGCTAGAACTGGAAAAATTATTAGCAGTACCCCAATGGAAAGATTCGGTGAGCCAGAAGAGTTAATAGGCGGTCTTCTATATTTAGCCAGTGAGGAAGCGGCAAGCTTTGTAACAGGCGTTGTACTTCCAATTGATGGTGGATTTTCCTCATACACGGGCGTCTAG